In Xiphophorus hellerii strain 12219 chromosome 4, Xiphophorus_hellerii-4.1, whole genome shotgun sequence, a single genomic region encodes these proteins:
- the rassf10b gene encoding ras association domain-containing protein 10: MGSPSDPKERKISVWVCREEKLVLGLSKRNTCADVVKVLLEEQCAQTGLSTAESYCIVEKWRGFERILPNKTKLLKLWLAWGDEQKNVKFLLVKTDASLENRRARSAEARVVPSKQSPCVTKGSPRSNIACISPEKQRRIVRKAFRKLEKINRKRTRAAHRDASSAEKMETLVHLVVSQDHTIRQQVQRITELDSEIERCEAKVHLDRIKRHGVNYVQNTYLVGAVYVPAQEGKRLYSKETFAKLEEYARQCEEVLKLQEELSEQEALIDTITTHIQEELNLRWMQRRKEELRIKRSSSLSSSQADSASQSPQFMEEERIKTQLDASLYIGLRLNADLEAIKGDLELSQQIGAARGKEMRDLLDKVNSMDMEEEDADEKTRHGTDDKETMTDTLEGESEWVEQARGLSKTENVNDDDSDTGLSSLHSQDSDGLPVWESLV; encoded by the coding sequence ATGGGGTCTCCCTCAGACCCAAAGGAGCGAAAGATATCTGTGTGGGTCTGCCGAGAAGAGAAGCTGGTCCTCGGCTTGTCAAAGCGCAACACCTGCGCTGATGTCGTGAAAGTGCTCCTGGAGGAGCAGTGCGCGCAAACCGGCCTTTCCACGGCGGAGTCTTATTGCATCGTGGAGAAATGGAGGGGCTTCGAGAGAATTTTACCGaacaaaaccaaacttttaAAGCTGTGGCTCGCGTGGGGAGATGAACAGAAAAACGTAAAGTTTCTGCTGGTGAAAACAGACGCCTCTTTGGAGAACCGCAGGGCCCGGAGCGCAGAGGCGCGTGTGGTTCCGAGCAAGCAGAGCCCCTGCGTCACCAAAGGGTCTCCGAGGTCTAACATAGCCTGCATCTCACCGGAGAAACAGCGTCGGATTGTTAGGAAAGCTTTCAGAAAGTTGGAGAAGATCAACAGGAAGAGGACGCGGGCGGCGCACAGAGACGCATCCAGTGCAGAGAAGATGGAGACTTTGGTTCATCTTGTTGTGTCTCAGGACCACACAATCCGCCAGCAGGTTCAGAGGATTACAGAACTGGACTCAGAGATCGAAAGGTGTGAGGCAAAGGTGCATCTGGACAGAATTAAAAGACATGGGGTCAATTACGTGCAGAACACGTATCTGGTGGGCGCAGTTTATGTCCCAGCGCAGGAAGGAAAGAGACTTTACTCAAAAGAGACTTTTGCCAAACTTGAAGAGTATGCTCGGCAGTGCGAGGAGGTGCTGAAGCTACAAGAGGAGCTTTCTGAACAGGAGGCTTTGATAGATACGATCACAACTCACATTCAGGAGGAGCTGAACCTCCGCTGGATGCAGCGCAGGAAGGAGGAGTTGCGCATCAAACGTTCCtcatctctctcctcctcccagGCAGACTCAGCATCGCAAAGCCCGCAATTTATGGAGGAAGAGAGGATCAAAACGCAGCTAGATGCGAGTTTATACATCGGTCTGCGACTCAACGCGGATTTAGAGGCTATTAAGGGCGATTTAGAGCTGTCCCAGCAGATTGGCGCTGCCAGGGGGAAGGAAATGAGGGATTTGCTGGACAAAGTTAACAGTAtggacatggaggaggaggacgcCGATGAAAAGACGCGCCACGGGACAGATGACAAGGAGACCATGACCGACACTTTGGAAGGGGAAAGCGAGTGGGTGGAGCAAGCGAGAGGTCtgtctaaaacagaaaatgtgaacgATGACGACTCAGACACAGGCTTAAGTTCTCTGCACAGTCAGGACTCAGACGGCCTCCCAGTGTGGGAATCACTGGTTTGA